Proteins from one Carassius gibelio isolate Cgi1373 ecotype wild population from Czech Republic chromosome A25, carGib1.2-hapl.c, whole genome shotgun sequence genomic window:
- the LOC127947327 gene encoding gamma-tubulin complex component 6-like isoform X1, translated as MWFQWRSTVRRKQQEDDFSYARELRDREQRLQALEEQLERRARMDLITQYSQLSEAAARRELKAMWKVQRMKLDERRVNFLQQEQQNVQALLEKFPVGQEGPPPEISQMLQSAQLHSELSEQQNPLTESFAPSCSPAIGDTQAHNSEEIDVADFLPKPPYVTDSGAMTQALHNIGSNLLQSPQKPHPEQPHPLTSHICIGENVSESLESVPVANIYARASKSSFLRGQFTPEVPAGQPKASVHGHPSQSSVQLGGSSASGQIKGPIRSESNTPAQTTQERTCEAESDSQCTEKQPTGDETGTEPSAASTGSEPKQAAQEPTEEAKSCESVSQPSHCSQPEQEQSVYLLRGFHESESDSEMRNNSRDPDPTLISSLPSSDVSGHASDAHIRVGEYVSEVTPPLFTPNIHGHTSDAHIRVGEYISEVTTPLPTPNIHGHASDAHIRAGEYVSEVTSPLPTPNIHGQASDALIRIGEHVSKVITPIPTPNIHGHASDAHIGVGEHVSEVTNPLSTPNIHGHASDAHIRVGKHVSEVTNPVHIANIHGHTSDAHIRVGEHVSEMTNPIHTANIHGHASDAHIRVGKHVSEVTNPVHIANIHGHTSDAHIRVGEHVSEMTNPIHTANIHGHASDAHIRVGEHVSEMTNPIHTANIHGHASDAHIRVGENVSEVTNPVHTANIHGHASDAHIRVGKHVSEVTNPVHIANIHGHTSDAHIRVGEHVSEMTNPIHTANIHGHASDAHIRVGEHVSEMTNPIHTANIHGHASDAHIRVGENVSEVTNPVHTANIHGHASDAHIRVGEHVSEVTNPVHTANIHGHASDAHIKVGEHVSEVTNPVHTANIHGHASDAHIRVGEHVSEVTNPIHTANIHGHASDAHIRVGEHVSEVTNPIHTANIHGHASDAHIKVGGFMSDVASSQPRWSKYGHSSDSTLKVGCAMPDAAPLYTPQSGSSFGHASDSTLTVGCVVSGVHPQPSPLPGSAYGHSSQSTLGIGCVVRGTTRPSSLYSGGYGHSSDSALGMGCMVGGVVPGSLYGGRPPFNADRTSEDAENPANHDIQAAPPSELFSLDQGLSAWALGLGLSPKESPEDRYLLSLASQYQVEQYQDSYGLMTSAPDSELLLQVTRGPNGLPVDPSLHRATDISAVQLNEMMPLPVLMKHSVTTPLITHVSMVNKAVVDYFFVELGVEKHFETLRHFLLMEDGEFALSLSDQLFEKLGSGQTPGELLTPLVLNSILNKALQYSVHGDSELAAHFTFALRYLPEIFHPHAPDSLNCLELRYKVDWPVNIVITDSCLNKYNRLFSFLLQLKHMVWSLRDVWFHLKRTALVKGAGRSAQFHQLQLYRHEMQHFVKVIQGYIANQILQVSWSEFTHKLSSANDLDAIHRTHAEYLNRAIFRGLLTEKAAPVMNIIHSIFSLILKFRGQLIAQPWELQQGEPVHPSFIAMQQSYNTFKYYSRFLFKVVTKLVDKGYQPHLEDFLLRINLNNYYKDS; from the exons ATGTGGTTTCAGTGGCGTAGTACTGTGAGACGGAAGCAGCAGGAAGACGATTTCAGCTACGCTCGAGAGCTCAGAGACCGAGAGCAGAGGCTGCAGGCCCTCGAGGAGCAGCTGGAGCGCCGGGCACG GATGGATCTGATCACTCAGTACAGTCAGTTATCAGAAGCTGCTGCGAGACGAGAGCTCAAAGCCATGTGGAAGGTGCAGAGGATGAAACTCGACGAGCGCAGAGTGAACTTCCTGCAGCAAGAACAACAGAATGTACAG GCTCTTCTGGAGAAGTTTCCTGTAGGTCAGGAGGGCCCCCCTCCAGAAATATCCCAAATGCTACAATCCGCACAACTACACTCTGAG CTCTCTGAGCAGCAGAATCCTCTCACAGAATCATTTGCTCCCTCCTGCTCTCCTGCCATTGGTGATACTCAAGCTCATAATTCAGAGGAAATTGACGTAGCTGACTTCCTCCCGAAGCCTCCGTACGTCACTGATAGTGGTGCCATGACCCAGGCCCTCCACAACATTGGATCCAACCTCCTGCAATCCCCTCAGAAACCCCACCCAGAGCAGCCACACCCATTGACCTCCCACATATGCATTGGTGAAAACGTTTCAGAATCCCTGGAGTCTGTCCCTGTTGCTAATATATATGCACGGGCATCCAAATCCAGCTTCCTACGGGGTCAGTTCACTCCAGAGGTGCCAGCAGGTCAGCCGAAGGCTAGTGTTCATGGACACCCTTCACAGAGCTCTGTGCAGCTGGGAGGCTCGTCTGCCTCAGGGCAGATCAAGGGCCCAATCCGCTCTGAGTCAAACACCCCTGCACAAACCACTCAGGAGCGAACATGTGAGGCAGAGAGCGATAGCCAGTGTACAGAAAAACAACCGACTGGAGATGAGACAGGAACAGAGCCTTCGGCGGCCAGCACAGGTTCAGAGCCAAAGCAAGCCGCCCAAGAGCCAACAGAGGAAGCCAAGTCCTGTGAGAGTGTCAGCCAGCCCTCTCACTGTTCTCAGCCAGAGCAAGAACAATCTGTGTATCTTCTCAGAGGCTTCCATGAGTCAGAGTCTGATTCTGAAATGAGAAATAACAGCCGTGATCCTGATCCAACACTGATCTCATCTTTACCCTCGTCTGATGTCTCTGGTCACGCCTCTGATGCCCATATAAGGGTTGGGGAGTATGTTTCAGAGGTAACCCCTCCTCTTTTCACACCTAACATCCATGGCCACACCTCTGATGCCCATATAAGGGTTGGCGAGTATATTTCAGAGGTAACCACTCCTCTTCCCACACCTAACATCCATGGCCACGCCTCTGATGCCCATATAAGGGCTGGGGAGTATGTTTCAGAGGTAACCAGTCCTCTTCCCACACCTAACATCCATGGCCAGGCCTCTGATGCCCTTATAAGGATTGGCGAACATGTTTCTAAGGTTATCACTCCTATTCCCACACCTAACATCCATGGTCACGCATCTGATGCCCATATAGGTGTTGGTGAACATGTTTCTGAGGTGACCAATCCTCTTTCGACACCTAACATCCATGGCCACGCCTCTGACGCCCATATAAGGGTTGGTAAACATGTTTCCGAAGTGACCAATCCCGTTCACATCGCTAATATTCATGGCCACACCTCTGATGCCCATATAAGGGTTGGTGAACATGTTTCCGAAATGACTAATCCCATCCACACTGCTAATATTCATGGCCACGCCTCTGACGCCCATATAAGGGTTGGTAAACATGTTTCCGAAGTGACCAATCCCGTTCACATCGCTAATATTCATGGCCACACCTCTGATGCCCATATAAGGGTTGGTGAACATGTTTCCGAAATGACTAATCCCATCCACACTGCTAATATTCATGGCCACGCCTCTGACGCCCATATAAGGGTTGGTGAACATGTTTCCGAAATGACTAATCCCATCCACACTGCTAATATTCATGGCCACGCCTCTGACGCCCATATAAGGGTTGGTGAAAATGTTTCCGAAGTGACTAATCCCGTTCACACCGCTAATATTCATGGCCACGCCTCTGACGCCCATATAAGGGTTGGTAAACATGTTTCCGAAGTGACCAATCCCGTTCACATCGCTAATATTCATGGCCACACCTCTGATGCCCATATAAGGGTTGGTGAACATGTTTCCGAAATGACTAATCCCATCCACACTGCTAATATTCATGGCCACGCCTCTGACGCCCATATAAGGGTTGGTGAACATGTTTCCGAAATGACTAATCCCATCCACACTGCTAATATTCATGGCCACGCCTCTGACGCCCATATAAGGGTTGGTGAAAATGTTTCCGAAGTGACTAATCCTGTTCACACCGCTAATATTCATGGCCACGCCTCTGATGCCCATATAAGGGTTGGTGAACATGTTTCCGAAGTGACCAATCCCGTTCACACCGCTAATATTCATGGCCACGCCTCTGACGCCCATATAAAGGTGGGTGAACATGTTTCAGAAGTGACCAATCCCGTCCACACTGCTAATATTCATGGCCATGCCTCTGACGCCCATATAAGGGTTGGTGAACATGTTTCAGAAGTGACCAATCCCATCCACACCGCTAATATTCACGGCCACGCCTCTGACGCCCATATAAGGGTTGGTGAACATGTTTCAGAAGTGACTAATCCCATCCACACTGCTAATATTCATGGCCATGCCTCTGACGCCCATATAAAGGTGGGTGGATTTATGTCAGATGTTGCCTCCTCTCAGCCACGTTGGAGCAAATATGGTCATTCCTCTGACAGCACCCTTAAAGTGGGTTGTGCGATGCCCGATGCTGCCCCATTATACACTCCTCAATCTGGCAGCTCTTTCGGTCATGCATCTGACTCCACATTGACAGTCGGGTGTGTTGTCTCAGGCGTACATCCTCAACCGTCTCCATTACCTGGCAGTGCGTATGGACATTCCTCACAGTCCACCTTGGGTATCGGGTGTGTGGTTCGTGGGACCACTCGACCCAGTTCTCTTTACAGCGGTGGCTACGGGCATTCGTCAGACTCTGCTCTAGGTATGGGCTGCATGGTTGGCGGGGTGGTGCCAGGGAGTTTATACGGTGGCAGACCACCATTCAATGCTGACCGAACATCAGAAGATGCAGAGAATCCAGCCAACCATGACATCCAGG CAGCGCCCCCTAGTGAGCTGTTCTCCCTGGATCAGGGACTGTCTGCCTGGGCTCTGGGACTGGGATTGTCCCCTAAAGAGAGTCCAGAGGATCGTTATCTTCTCAGCCTGGCCTCACAGTACCAAGTGGAGCAGTACCAGGACTCGTACGGCCTGATGA CTTCGGCTCCGGACTCTGAGCTGCTGCTGCAGGTGACACGGGGTCCGAACGGTCTTCCTGTAGATCCGTCTCTGCACAGGGCCACTGACATCTCTgctgttcagctcaatgagatgaTGCCACTTCCTGTTCTCATGAAACACTCAGTTACAACACCACTGATTACAca tgtgtcTATGGTAAACAAGGCCGTGGTGGATTATTTCTTCGTGGAGTTGGGTGTGGAGAAGCACTTTGAGACACTCAGGCATTTTCTGTTAATGGAGGATGGAGAGTTTGCCCTCTCTCTCAGCGATCAGCTCTTTGAGAAG ctGGGCAGTGGTCAGACGCCCGGTGAGCTGCTGACCCCGCTGGTGTTGAACTCCATTCTCAACAAGGCCTTACAGTACAGCGTTCACGGCGACAGCGAGCTGGCGGCTCACTTCACGTTCGCTCTGCGATACCTCCCGGAGATCTTCCATCCTCACGCACCAGACTCGCTGAACTGTCTGGAGCTCCGCTACAAG GTGGACTGGCCGGTGAATATCGTCATCACAGACAGCTGTCTGAACAAATACAACAGACTCTTCTCCTTCCTGCTGCAGCTCAAACACATGGTGTGGTCCCTCCGAGACGTCTGGTTTCACCTCAAGAGGACGG CGCTGGTGAAAGGTGCCGGTCGCTCCGCTCAGTTTCATCAGCTGCAGCTCTACAGACACGAGATGCAGCACTTTGTGAAGGTGATCCAGGGCTACATCGCTAACCAGATCCTTCAGGTGTCCTGGAGCGAGTtcacacacaaactgagcagcGCCAACGACCTGGACGCCATCCACCGCACACACGCCGAATACCTCAACAGAGCCATCTTCAG GGGTTTGCTGACGGAGAAAGCTGCCCCGGTCATGAACATCATCCACAGCATCTTTAGTCTGATCCTGAAGTTTCGCGGCCAGCTGATCGCGCAGCCGTGGGAGCTCCAGCAGGGGGAGCCGGTGCATCCCAGTTTCATTGCCATGCAGCAGTCCTACAACACCTTCAAATACTACTCCCGCTTCCTGTTCAAAG TGGTGACCAAACTGGTGGATAAAGGTTATCAGCCCCATCTGGAGGACTTCCTGTTGCGGATCAACCTCAATAACTACTACAAAGACTCTtga
- the LOC127947327 gene encoding gamma-tubulin complex component 6-like isoform X9, with protein sequence MWFQWRSTVRRKQQEDDFSYARELRDREQRLQALEEQLERRARMDLITQYSQLSEAAARRELKAMWKVQRMKLDERRVNFLQQEQQNVQALLEKFPVGQEGPPPEISQMLQSAQLHSELSEQQNPLTESFAPSCSPAIGDTQAHNSEEIDVADFLPKPPYVTDSGAMTQALHNIGSNLLQSPQKPHPEQPHPLTSHICIGENVSESLESVPVANIYARASKSSFLRGQFTPEVPAGQPKASVHGHPSQSSVQLGGSSASGQIKGPIRSESNTPAQTTQERTCEAESDSQCTEKQPTGDETGTEPSAASTGSEPKQAAQEPTEEAKSCESVSQPSHCSQPEQEQSVYLLRGFHESESDSEMRNNSRDPDPTLISSLPSSDVSGHASDAHIRVGEYVSEVTPPLFTPNIHGHTSDAHIRVGEYISEVTTPLPTPNIHGHASDAHIRAGEYVSEVTSPLPTPNIHGQASDALIRIGEHVSKVITPIPTPNIHGHASDAHIGVGEHVSEVTNPLSTPNIHGHASDAHIRVGKHVSEVTNPVHIANIHGHTSDAHIRVGEHVSEMTNPIHTANIHGHASDAHIRVGKHVSEVTNPVHIANIHGHTSDAHIRVGEHVSEMTNPIHTANIHGHASDAHIRVGEHVSEMTNPIHTANIHGHASDAHIRVGEHVSEVTNPVHTANIHGHASDAHIRVGEHVSEVTNPIHTANIHGHASDAHIRVGEHVSEVTNPIHTANIHGHASDAHIKVGGFMSDVASSQPRWSKYGHSSDSTLKVGCAMPDAAPLYTPQSGSSFGHASDSTLTVGCVVSGVHPQPSPLPGSAYGHSSQSTLGIGCVVRGTTRPSSLYSGGYGHSSDSALGMGCMVGGVVPGSLYGGRPPFNADRTSEDAENPANHDIQAAPPSELFSLDQGLSAWALGLGLSPKESPEDRYLLSLASQYQVEQYQDSYGLMTSAPDSELLLQVTRGPNGLPVDPSLHRATDISAVQLNEMMPLPVLMKHSVTTPLITHVSMVNKAVVDYFFVELGVEKHFETLRHFLLMEDGEFALSLSDQLFEKLGSGQTPGELLTPLVLNSILNKALQYSVHGDSELAAHFTFALRYLPEIFHPHAPDSLNCLELRYKVDWPVNIVITDSCLNKYNRLFSFLLQLKHMVWSLRDVWFHLKRTALVKGAGRSAQFHQLQLYRHEMQHFVKVIQGYIANQILQVSWSEFTHKLSSANDLDAIHRTHAEYLNRAIFRGLLTEKAAPVMNIIHSIFSLILKFRGQLIAQPWELQQGEPVHPSFIAMQQSYNTFKYYSRFLFKVVTKLVDKGYQPHLEDFLLRINLNNYYKDS encoded by the exons ATGTGGTTTCAGTGGCGTAGTACTGTGAGACGGAAGCAGCAGGAAGACGATTTCAGCTACGCTCGAGAGCTCAGAGACCGAGAGCAGAGGCTGCAGGCCCTCGAGGAGCAGCTGGAGCGCCGGGCACG GATGGATCTGATCACTCAGTACAGTCAGTTATCAGAAGCTGCTGCGAGACGAGAGCTCAAAGCCATGTGGAAGGTGCAGAGGATGAAACTCGACGAGCGCAGAGTGAACTTCCTGCAGCAAGAACAACAGAATGTACAG GCTCTTCTGGAGAAGTTTCCTGTAGGTCAGGAGGGCCCCCCTCCAGAAATATCCCAAATGCTACAATCCGCACAACTACACTCTGAG CTCTCTGAGCAGCAGAATCCTCTCACAGAATCATTTGCTCCCTCCTGCTCTCCTGCCATTGGTGATACTCAAGCTCATAATTCAGAGGAAATTGACGTAGCTGACTTCCTCCCGAAGCCTCCGTACGTCACTGATAGTGGTGCCATGACCCAGGCCCTCCACAACATTGGATCCAACCTCCTGCAATCCCCTCAGAAACCCCACCCAGAGCAGCCACACCCATTGACCTCCCACATATGCATTGGTGAAAACGTTTCAGAATCCCTGGAGTCTGTCCCTGTTGCTAATATATATGCACGGGCATCCAAATCCAGCTTCCTACGGGGTCAGTTCACTCCAGAGGTGCCAGCAGGTCAGCCGAAGGCTAGTGTTCATGGACACCCTTCACAGAGCTCTGTGCAGCTGGGAGGCTCGTCTGCCTCAGGGCAGATCAAGGGCCCAATCCGCTCTGAGTCAAACACCCCTGCACAAACCACTCAGGAGCGAACATGTGAGGCAGAGAGCGATAGCCAGTGTACAGAAAAACAACCGACTGGAGATGAGACAGGAACAGAGCCTTCGGCGGCCAGCACAGGTTCAGAGCCAAAGCAAGCCGCCCAAGAGCCAACAGAGGAAGCCAAGTCCTGTGAGAGTGTCAGCCAGCCCTCTCACTGTTCTCAGCCAGAGCAAGAACAATCTGTGTATCTTCTCAGAGGCTTCCATGAGTCAGAGTCTGATTCTGAAATGAGAAATAACAGCCGTGATCCTGATCCAACACTGATCTCATCTTTACCCTCGTCTGATGTCTCTGGTCACGCCTCTGATGCCCATATAAGGGTTGGGGAGTATGTTTCAGAGGTAACCCCTCCTCTTTTCACACCTAACATCCATGGCCACACCTCTGATGCCCATATAAGGGTTGGCGAGTATATTTCAGAGGTAACCACTCCTCTTCCCACACCTAACATCCATGGCCACGCCTCTGATGCCCATATAAGGGCTGGGGAGTATGTTTCAGAGGTAACCAGTCCTCTTCCCACACCTAACATCCATGGCCAGGCCTCTGATGCCCTTATAAGGATTGGCGAACATGTTTCTAAGGTTATCACTCCTATTCCCACACCTAACATCCATGGTCACGCATCTGATGCCCATATAGGTGTTGGTGAACATGTTTCTGAGGTGACCAATCCTCTTTCGACACCTAACATCCATGGCCACGCCTCTGACGCCCATATAAGGGTTGGTAAACATGTTTCCGAAGTGACCAATCCCGTTCACATCGCTAATATTCATGGCCACACCTCTGATGCCCATATAAGGGTTGGTGAACATGTTTCCGAAATGACTAATCCCATCCACACTGCTAATATTCATGGCCACGCCTCTGACGCCCATATAAGGGTTGGTAAACATGTTTCCGAAGTGACCAATCCCGTTCACATCGCTAATATTCATGGCCACACCTCTGATGCCCATATAAGGGTTGGTGAACATGTTTCCGAAATGACTAATCCCATCCACACTGCTAATATTCATGGCCACGCCTCTGACGCCCATATAAGGGTTGGTGAACATGTTTCCGAAATGACTAATCCCATCCACACTGCTAATATTCATGGCCACGCCTCTGACGCCCATATAAGG GTGGGTGAACATGTTTCAGAAGTGACCAATCCCGTCCACACTGCTAATATTCATGGCCATGCCTCTGACGCCCATATAAGGGTTGGTGAACATGTTTCAGAAGTGACCAATCCCATCCACACCGCTAATATTCACGGCCACGCCTCTGACGCCCATATAAGGGTTGGTGAACATGTTTCAGAAGTGACTAATCCCATCCACACTGCTAATATTCATGGCCATGCCTCTGACGCCCATATAAAGGTGGGTGGATTTATGTCAGATGTTGCCTCCTCTCAGCCACGTTGGAGCAAATATGGTCATTCCTCTGACAGCACCCTTAAAGTGGGTTGTGCGATGCCCGATGCTGCCCCATTATACACTCCTCAATCTGGCAGCTCTTTCGGTCATGCATCTGACTCCACATTGACAGTCGGGTGTGTTGTCTCAGGCGTACATCCTCAACCGTCTCCATTACCTGGCAGTGCGTATGGACATTCCTCACAGTCCACCTTGGGTATCGGGTGTGTGGTTCGTGGGACCACTCGACCCAGTTCTCTTTACAGCGGTGGCTACGGGCATTCGTCAGACTCTGCTCTAGGTATGGGCTGCATGGTTGGCGGGGTGGTGCCAGGGAGTTTATACGGTGGCAGACCACCATTCAATGCTGACCGAACATCAGAAGATGCAGAGAATCCAGCCAACCATGACATCCAGG CAGCGCCCCCTAGTGAGCTGTTCTCCCTGGATCAGGGACTGTCTGCCTGGGCTCTGGGACTGGGATTGTCCCCTAAAGAGAGTCCAGAGGATCGTTATCTTCTCAGCCTGGCCTCACAGTACCAAGTGGAGCAGTACCAGGACTCGTACGGCCTGATGA CTTCGGCTCCGGACTCTGAGCTGCTGCTGCAGGTGACACGGGGTCCGAACGGTCTTCCTGTAGATCCGTCTCTGCACAGGGCCACTGACATCTCTgctgttcagctcaatgagatgaTGCCACTTCCTGTTCTCATGAAACACTCAGTTACAACACCACTGATTACAca tgtgtcTATGGTAAACAAGGCCGTGGTGGATTATTTCTTCGTGGAGTTGGGTGTGGAGAAGCACTTTGAGACACTCAGGCATTTTCTGTTAATGGAGGATGGAGAGTTTGCCCTCTCTCTCAGCGATCAGCTCTTTGAGAAG ctGGGCAGTGGTCAGACGCCCGGTGAGCTGCTGACCCCGCTGGTGTTGAACTCCATTCTCAACAAGGCCTTACAGTACAGCGTTCACGGCGACAGCGAGCTGGCGGCTCACTTCACGTTCGCTCTGCGATACCTCCCGGAGATCTTCCATCCTCACGCACCAGACTCGCTGAACTGTCTGGAGCTCCGCTACAAG GTGGACTGGCCGGTGAATATCGTCATCACAGACAGCTGTCTGAACAAATACAACAGACTCTTCTCCTTCCTGCTGCAGCTCAAACACATGGTGTGGTCCCTCCGAGACGTCTGGTTTCACCTCAAGAGGACGG CGCTGGTGAAAGGTGCCGGTCGCTCCGCTCAGTTTCATCAGCTGCAGCTCTACAGACACGAGATGCAGCACTTTGTGAAGGTGATCCAGGGCTACATCGCTAACCAGATCCTTCAGGTGTCCTGGAGCGAGTtcacacacaaactgagcagcGCCAACGACCTGGACGCCATCCACCGCACACACGCCGAATACCTCAACAGAGCCATCTTCAG GGGTTTGCTGACGGAGAAAGCTGCCCCGGTCATGAACATCATCCACAGCATCTTTAGTCTGATCCTGAAGTTTCGCGGCCAGCTGATCGCGCAGCCGTGGGAGCTCCAGCAGGGGGAGCCGGTGCATCCCAGTTTCATTGCCATGCAGCAGTCCTACAACACCTTCAAATACTACTCCCGCTTCCTGTTCAAAG TGGTGACCAAACTGGTGGATAAAGGTTATCAGCCCCATCTGGAGGACTTCCTGTTGCGGATCAACCTCAATAACTACTACAAAGACTCTtga